The DNA segment GTATTAGATCTTACGAATATGCTCAAACGCAGACGCGGCGGAAAAGACGATCCGTTGGATGAAGGTTTTCTTTACTTTCGAAAAATTCTCTTAGGGGAATGATCTAAGATCGGCTCAAAAACTTTGAACGGGGTCTTCGTAAAATCAATCTTCCCTTGCTCGATCCCATTCTGCCACAAACGCAGGAACTCCGCAGGTTATTAAAAGGCGGATTTTCCCGAGATTATTTGCTCTCGGACTTCAAGTCCGGGTCAACAAATTTTTCGAAAGAATTTACTTTGTCGGAACAATCGATTCAGAGCAAAAAATTTGATCTTTGATCTTCTAAATTCAATTGAAATCAAAAAAATCTAGAAACGTTTCGTTTTCAATTCAAAATTTATATCGCTCACTTCAACCAGCTTGTTGCAACGTCTGAATACTTTCTAATTTTTCTTTTAACTTTTCTTTTTGTTTTCTAATTTCTAAATCGTTTTGTAAATTGATCCAAAATTTATCCGACATGCCGAAAAATTTGGCCAATCGTAGAGACATATCAACGGTAACTTTTCTTTTATCATGAAGAATTTCAAGAATCGTGGATGTAGAGACGTGAAGTTCTTTGGCTAAACGATAAGGAGTAATTTCTAAAGGCTCAAGAAATTCTTCTCTTAATATTGCCGAGATAGTCGGAGTTGAAATTCGTTTTGTCTTCATATCCATCCTCACTTTAATGATAATCTACAATGGAAACTTCAAAACAATGACCCTGAGAAAATCGAAAAACGATTCTCCATTGTTTATTAATTCTGATCGAATAGAAATCTTTTTTAGTATCTTTTAAATGTTCAAAGTTATTGGAAGGCGGAATTCGTAAATCTACCTCCTTTTCTGCGTTTTCAATTAATAACAATTTTATTAAAGCCCTGCTTTGAATATCCGGCGGTAATTTCTTCGAAAACTCTTGATTAAAAATCTTTTCAGTGTCCTTGTCCCCAAATGACTTTATCATTTACCATATATTCGAATTGCAGATATATCCGTCAATCAGATATATTTTTAACTCACAATTGTTTTAAAGAAAGAAATATTTTTTTCACTCGGATATTTCAAATGAGGACACTTCGATTTTGTTCTTTGACGGACTTCAAGTCCCGGTCAACAAATTTTTCGAAAGAATTACTTTGTCGGAACAATCGATGAAAAAAGAATTTGATTTTTCTGTGAAAAAGAGTTAGAACGGGACTTCAAGTCCCGAGATAAAAAAATTGTTTCGGTCGATTCAAAAATTCAAAACTGTCGCGAAAGCGAACCACTCGAAACGTAGTAGTAGAAGAAAGAACACGGACATATCTGCGATTTTGAATCTGGTTCGAATTTTAATATTTCGCGAGCGAAGAATCCACTTCGTCCGAATAGAGTAAAATTCCGCCTTCTACGTTATGAACCTGAGCAAACCCGAACTGTTTTAAAATCCCGCAAGCCATACCGGAACGCGCGCCGGAACGACAGTAAACAATCACTTCTTTTCCGGATTCTTTCCAAGAATTGATTTCCACTAAACGTCTTGAAAGTTCTCCAATGGGAATCAAAAGATCCGTTCCTTCGATTGTGCTGATTTCGACTTCATTTGAATTTCTTACATCAAGCAGATAGAACAAATCTTTTCCGTCTTTTCTTAGATCCAATCTGTTTTTTAATTCTTTTGGGGTCATATGAAACGATTCCTTGATTTATAAAAATAGAATCTAGTCTGAGCAGTTTTTTTGTTAAAAACCATTTCGAATCTTCAACGATTCTCGGCTTACCCTTTAGACTGTTCCGGAAAGTTCTTCTAACTCTAGCTGAAGAGATTCCCACTCTAGGGTTAAACGGGAAATTTCGTTTTTGGTTTCATTCAAGTTATCCAATTCGAGCTGATAACTTCGATTTTTAAAAAAACCGGGATCCGCCAAAACTTCTTCCAAGTTTTTTTTTGATTTTTCTAAAAGTTCTATCTTTGCTTCAATCTGTTCCAAATCTTTTTGGATTTTTTTGATCCGATTTTTATCCGCATTTTTTTTAGAACGGGTTTGACCCGAATCTTCCTTTTTAAGAGAAGAATTTCCGTTCTGCTGTGAAGGGGCAGTTTCTTCGAGATTGTATTTCAGATAATCGGCAAAGGTACAATTAAAATCTCGGATTTGGCCGTTATCAACGGATATAGTCCGATTACACAATTCCTTTAAGAATTCCGGATCGTGAGAGATGATCAATAGAGAACCTTCATAATCCATGAGAGCTCTTCTTAAATTGTCCCGAACAACAAGATCCAAGTGATTGGTAGGCTCGTCCAAAAAAATAGAATTTGCCGGAAAACGGACGAGCAATGCAAGACGAAGTCGGCTCTGCTCTCCACCCGAAAGAAGTCCCGTTTGTTTATAAACGGAGTCATCGGAGAATGAAAAATAACCGAGCAAACTACGCGCCTGTTGTTCGGAAAGATCCGGATAGGCCGTCATCACGGTTTGCAAAAGATTTTTAGAAGTGTCCAGTTCGTCGTGATGATTTTGAGAAAAGTATCCGATCTTTGTCTTTGGCCCGTAATAAATCTTACCA comes from the Leptospira sp. WS92.C1 genome and includes:
- a CDS encoding HigA family addiction module antitoxin — protein: MKTKRISTPTISAILREEFLEPLEITPYRLAKELHVSTSTILEILHDKRKVTVDMSLRLAKFFGMSDKFWINLQNDLEIRKQKEKLKEKLESIQTLQQAG
- a CDS encoding type II toxin-antitoxin system RelE/ParE family toxin, with the protein product MIKSFGDKDTEKIFNQEFSKKLPPDIQSRALIKLLLIENAEKEVDLRIPPSNNFEHLKDTKKDFYSIRINKQWRIVFRFSQGHCFEVSIVDYH
- a CDS encoding rhodanese-like domain-containing protein, whose amino-acid sequence is MTPKELKNRLDLRKDGKDLFYLLDVRNSNEVEISTIEGTDLLIPIGELSRRLVEINSWKESGKEVIVYCRSGARSGMACGILKQFGFAQVHNVEGGILLYSDEVDSSLAKY